CTACCGGCCCTCACGAGTTCGTATCGGTGTCACGGTAAAAGGCCTTTTCATTCGACACCGGCGGGGCGAATCGCGGGGACGCGTCCCGACGAGGGCGGTGATCGAGTCCGTCGAGCGCTGGGGGAACGGTTATCAACACCCGGGGAGTATATCTGCCGTATGTCAGACAACCGAATCAGCGATCGGATCGACCGGCGGACGCTCCTCCGCGGGGCGGCGGCGGCGGGAATCGTCGGCGTCGCGGGCTGCTCAGGCAACGGCGGGGACGGCGGCGACGGCGGGGACGGCGGCGACACGGACGTCATCCGCTGGCACGCCGGCGGCACGGGCGGGACGTACTTCCCGCTGTCCGGCGAGTTCGAGGGGATAATCGAGGACACCACCGACTTCCCCGTTGAGGTCTCCTCGACGGGCGCGTCCGTCGAGAACGTCGGCAGCCTCGGCAACGGCGACGCCGACTTCGCGCTGATCCAGAACGACATCGCCTACTTCGCCCGAAACGGCGAGGGGCTCGACGCCTTCGAGGGCGAGCCGGTCGAGAACCTCCGCGGCGTCGCGACGCTGTACCCGGAGACCATTCACGTCCTGATCAACCCCGACGCGGACGTCAGTTCGCTCTCGGACCTCGAGGGGATGCGCGTCAACACCGGCGACCTCGGCAGCGGGACGCAGGTGAACGCGCTCCAGATCCTCGAGTCGGCCGCGGGGCTCACCCCCGACGACTTCGACGAGCAGAACACCGACTTCACGCAGGCGTCCAACCAGCTCCGCGACGGCGACGTGGACGCGGCGTTCGTCGTCGGCGGCTGGCCCGTCGGCGCGGTCGAGGAGCTGGCGACGACCACCGACGTCCGGATCCTCAACCTGTCCGACGAGGAGCGGCAGGCCGCCCGCGACGACGCCTCGTGGTTCGCGGACGACACGATCCCCGGCGGCACCTACGACGGGATCGACGAGGACGTCGACACCGTCTCCGTCCAGGCGATGATCGCGACTCGGTCGGAGTTCTCCGCCGACACCGTCGAGGCGGTCACGGAGGCCATCTTCGAGAACCTCGACCAGCTGTCGATCAAGACGGACTTCATCAGCGCCGACTCGGCGCAGGACGGCATGTCGGTCGATCTACACGAGGGCGCGGCGCGCTACTTCGAGTAGCGTGAGGTTCGGATCGCGGGTCCCGGTCGAGGGGAGGACGGTCGCGGTCGCGGCCGTCGCGGTCGGCTCCGTCCTCGCCGTCCTCG
This genomic stretch from Halorubrum hochsteinianum harbors:
- a CDS encoding TAXI family TRAP transporter solute-binding subunit, which produces MSDNRISDRIDRRTLLRGAAAAGIVGVAGCSGNGGDGGDGGDGGDTDVIRWHAGGTGGTYFPLSGEFEGIIEDTTDFPVEVSSTGASVENVGSLGNGDADFALIQNDIAYFARNGEGLDAFEGEPVENLRGVATLYPETIHVLINPDADVSSLSDLEGMRVNTGDLGSGTQVNALQILESAAGLTPDDFDEQNTDFTQASNQLRDGDVDAAFVVGGWPVGAVEELATTTDVRILNLSDEERQAARDDASWFADDTIPGGTYDGIDEDVDTVSVQAMIATRSEFSADTVEAVTEAIFENLDQLSIKTDFISADSAQDGMSVDLHEGAARYFE